One window of the Salminus brasiliensis chromosome 1, fSalBra1.hap2, whole genome shotgun sequence genome contains the following:
- the LOC140575263 gene encoding endoribonuclease ZC3H12A-like isoform X2 produces MDHQQNKMKFFLKLGYSHSDILRVLQSLQHDAQTNDILEELIKTCRTPTSTQPGPERGTSSQSSPNLIPRGCSSPQTHLQMDTHTYSDSQASSPFRPVVIDGSNVAISHGNKQVFSCRGIQLAVQWFWDRGIRDITVFVPLWRKEQSRPEAPITDQHILRELERRNILVYTPSRCVNGKRVVCYDDRYIVKLAYDSDGIIVSNDNYRDLQVEKPQWKKFIEERLLMYSFANDMFMPPDDPLGRNGPTIENFLRKKPTGTENKQLHCPYGKKCTYGVKCKYYHPERSNQPLLSVADELRAKSQPGCETEDFQTSTHFNYTNCKQTTTLTSAAYQDELTRALSGLDLYSGPCERPPYLQRSLPALCKSNKSPVPRLYLSDSALPTSLAFSSGCMSSSGFMSGSDSDSIPSNGSLMDQRRAHSPDIYIRAHRPGLHTLSGCQHAHSDLGLNYAHAPHPPHGYQPRSSCKDTATSLFSEPLSFHNALARQASYSSWGQDKVRNAGVMDRRKDVRSQLSTIFPQSTVDQVMSLYPHTLDTTELVALIQKYRNSQLL; encoded by the exons ATGGACCACCAGCAGAACAAGATGAAGTTCTTCCTGAAGCTGGGCTATTCCCACTCGGACATCCTGAGGGTCCTGCAGAGCCTTCAGCATGACGCCCAGACCAACGATATCCTGGAGGAGCTCATCAAGACCTGCCGGACCCCCACCAGCACACAGCCTGGGCCAGAGAGAGGGACCAGCAGCCAGAG CAGTCCTAATCTCATCCCACGAGGTTGCAGCTCCCCTCAGACACACttacagatggacacacacacatactctgaCTCTCAGGCCTCCAGTCCCTTTAGGCCTGTGGTTATAGATGGGAGCAACGTGGCTATAAG CCATGGGAATAAGCAGGTGTTTTCATGCCGGGGGATCCAGCTGGCCGTCCAGTGGTTCTGGGACAGGGGGATTCGTGACATCACCGTTTTTGTGCCTCTGTGGAGGAAAGAGCAGTCACGGCCCGAGGCTCCGATTACAG ATCAGCACATCCTCAGAGAGCTGGAGCGCAGGAACATCCTGGTGTACACACCTTCGCGCTGCGTAAACGGCAAAAGGGTGGTGTGCTATGACGACCGCTACATCGTGAAGCTGGCCTACGACTCGGATGGCATCATCGTGTCCAATGACAACTACCGCGACCTGCAAGTGGAGAAGCCCCAGTGGAAGAAGTTCATTGAGGAGAGGCTGCTGATGTACTCTTTCGCCAACGACAT gttCATGCCACCTGATGATCCACTAGGGAGAAATGGACCAACAATTGAAAATTTCCTCCGGAAGAAGCCCACAGGAACAGAGAACAAGCAGCTACACTGTCCATATG GGAAGAAGTGCACATATGGCGTGAAATGCAAATACTACCACCCTGAGCGCTCCAACCAGCCCCTGTTGTCTGTGGCAGATGAGCTCAGAGCAAAGAGTCAGCCAGGTTgcgaaacagaggacttccaaACCTCTACACACTTCAATTACACAAACTGCAAGCAGACGACCACGCTTACTTCAGCAGCTTACCAGGATGAGCTAACTCGAGCCCTCTCCGGACTCGACCTCTACAGCGGCCCATGTGAAAGACCTCCCTACCTGCAGAGGTCACTACCTGCCTTGTGCAAGAGCAACAAGAGCCCTGTGCCCCGACTTTATCTCAGCGACTCCGCCCTCCCAACATCACTGGCCTTCAGCAGCGGGTGCATGTCTAGCAGTGGGTTCATGTCTGGCAGCGACAGCGACAGCATCCCATCTAATGGCTCCTTAATGGACCAAAGGCGAGCACACAGCCCTGACATATACATTCGGGCCCATCGCCCAGGCCTACACACACTTTCAGGCTGCCAACACGCCCACTCAGATTTAGGCCTTAACTACGCTCACGCACCACATCCACCGCACGGATACCAGCCACGCAGCTCTTGCAAGGACACGGCGACCTCGCTTTTCAGCGAACCCTTGTCTTTCCATAATGCGCTGGCCCGACAAGCATCCTATTCCAGCTGGGGGCAGGACAAGGTCAGGAACGCTGGGGTCATGGACAGAAGGAAGGACGTGAGGTCCCAGCTCAGTACGATCTTCCCTCAGAGCACGGTGGACCAGGTTATGAGCCTGTATCCACACACGCTGGACACAACCGAGCTGGTCGCGCTGATACAGAAATACAGGAACAGCCAACTGCTGTGA
- the LOC140575263 gene encoding probable ribonuclease ZC3H12D isoform X1 produces the protein MDHQQNKMKFFLKLGYSHSDILRVLQSLQHDAQTNDILEELIKTCRTPTSTQPGPERGTSSQSSSPNLIPRGCSSPQTHLQMDTHTYSDSQASSPFRPVVIDGSNVAISHGNKQVFSCRGIQLAVQWFWDRGIRDITVFVPLWRKEQSRPEAPITDQHILRELERRNILVYTPSRCVNGKRVVCYDDRYIVKLAYDSDGIIVSNDNYRDLQVEKPQWKKFIEERLLMYSFANDMFMPPDDPLGRNGPTIENFLRKKPTGTENKQLHCPYGKKCTYGVKCKYYHPERSNQPLLSVADELRAKSQPGCETEDFQTSTHFNYTNCKQTTTLTSAAYQDELTRALSGLDLYSGPCERPPYLQRSLPALCKSNKSPVPRLYLSDSALPTSLAFSSGCMSSSGFMSGSDSDSIPSNGSLMDQRRAHSPDIYIRAHRPGLHTLSGCQHAHSDLGLNYAHAPHPPHGYQPRSSCKDTATSLFSEPLSFHNALARQASYSSWGQDKVRNAGVMDRRKDVRSQLSTIFPQSTVDQVMSLYPHTLDTTELVALIQKYRNSQLL, from the exons ATGGACCACCAGCAGAACAAGATGAAGTTCTTCCTGAAGCTGGGCTATTCCCACTCGGACATCCTGAGGGTCCTGCAGAGCCTTCAGCATGACGCCCAGACCAACGATATCCTGGAGGAGCTCATCAAGACCTGCCGGACCCCCACCAGCACACAGCCTGGGCCAGAGAGAGGGACCAGCAGCCAGAG CAGCAGTCCTAATCTCATCCCACGAGGTTGCAGCTCCCCTCAGACACACttacagatggacacacacacatactctgaCTCTCAGGCCTCCAGTCCCTTTAGGCCTGTGGTTATAGATGGGAGCAACGTGGCTATAAG CCATGGGAATAAGCAGGTGTTTTCATGCCGGGGGATCCAGCTGGCCGTCCAGTGGTTCTGGGACAGGGGGATTCGTGACATCACCGTTTTTGTGCCTCTGTGGAGGAAAGAGCAGTCACGGCCCGAGGCTCCGATTACAG ATCAGCACATCCTCAGAGAGCTGGAGCGCAGGAACATCCTGGTGTACACACCTTCGCGCTGCGTAAACGGCAAAAGGGTGGTGTGCTATGACGACCGCTACATCGTGAAGCTGGCCTACGACTCGGATGGCATCATCGTGTCCAATGACAACTACCGCGACCTGCAAGTGGAGAAGCCCCAGTGGAAGAAGTTCATTGAGGAGAGGCTGCTGATGTACTCTTTCGCCAACGACAT gttCATGCCACCTGATGATCCACTAGGGAGAAATGGACCAACAATTGAAAATTTCCTCCGGAAGAAGCCCACAGGAACAGAGAACAAGCAGCTACACTGTCCATATG GGAAGAAGTGCACATATGGCGTGAAATGCAAATACTACCACCCTGAGCGCTCCAACCAGCCCCTGTTGTCTGTGGCAGATGAGCTCAGAGCAAAGAGTCAGCCAGGTTgcgaaacagaggacttccaaACCTCTACACACTTCAATTACACAAACTGCAAGCAGACGACCACGCTTACTTCAGCAGCTTACCAGGATGAGCTAACTCGAGCCCTCTCCGGACTCGACCTCTACAGCGGCCCATGTGAAAGACCTCCCTACCTGCAGAGGTCACTACCTGCCTTGTGCAAGAGCAACAAGAGCCCTGTGCCCCGACTTTATCTCAGCGACTCCGCCCTCCCAACATCACTGGCCTTCAGCAGCGGGTGCATGTCTAGCAGTGGGTTCATGTCTGGCAGCGACAGCGACAGCATCCCATCTAATGGCTCCTTAATGGACCAAAGGCGAGCACACAGCCCTGACATATACATTCGGGCCCATCGCCCAGGCCTACACACACTTTCAGGCTGCCAACACGCCCACTCAGATTTAGGCCTTAACTACGCTCACGCACCACATCCACCGCACGGATACCAGCCACGCAGCTCTTGCAAGGACACGGCGACCTCGCTTTTCAGCGAACCCTTGTCTTTCCATAATGCGCTGGCCCGACAAGCATCCTATTCCAGCTGGGGGCAGGACAAGGTCAGGAACGCTGGGGTCATGGACAGAAGGAAGGACGTGAGGTCCCAGCTCAGTACGATCTTCCCTCAGAGCACGGTGGACCAGGTTATGAGCCTGTATCCACACACGCTGGACACAACCGAGCTGGTCGCGCTGATACAGAAATACAGGAACAGCCAACTGCTGTGA